The Paracholeplasma brassicae genome contains a region encoding:
- a CDS encoding P-loop NTPase has product MATYDELRSRIETLVDPGFKKTLKEVDGIKKLTVGPTGVVEVELYFSKPGGPEEQKFKIDLIKLVKIELGFPGIKVIFSKSEYVDQDVKQIKYLGIASGKGGVGKSTVTANLAVALTRLGKKVGIIDADIYGASIPQILKVDIKPLGGTEDDLMIPLIGEGIEVISTEFFMPRDKPIMWRGPMLGKMLSHYFGGVKWADDTDYVLIDLPPGTGDVALDINKFAQHTKMLIVTTPHPNAAHVAVKAGLGAQQIGHDVVGVVENMSYFLNSCSNKREYIFGSGGGNSVANTLGVQLLSQIPIGQPTEGKYVYQKNEPAGIIYDNLASQVIDLLD; this is encoded by the coding sequence ATGGCGACATATGATGAATTAAGAAGTCGAATTGAGACTTTAGTAGATCCTGGCTTTAAAAAAACATTAAAAGAAGTTGACGGGATCAAAAAATTAACCGTTGGACCAACCGGCGTAGTTGAAGTAGAGCTATATTTTTCTAAACCTGGTGGACCAGAAGAACAAAAATTTAAAATTGATTTGATTAAACTGGTTAAAATCGAACTTGGTTTTCCAGGGATTAAGGTCATTTTTTCAAAAAGTGAATACGTCGATCAAGACGTTAAGCAAATCAAGTACCTAGGGATTGCCTCAGGTAAAGGTGGGGTTGGTAAATCGACCGTTACAGCGAATCTTGCGGTCGCTTTGACCCGTCTAGGGAAAAAAGTAGGGATTATTGATGCCGATATTTATGGGGCAAGTATTCCTCAAATTCTAAAGGTGGACATTAAACCACTTGGTGGAACAGAAGATGATTTAATGATTCCATTGATTGGTGAAGGCATTGAAGTTATATCAACTGAATTCTTTATGCCAAGAGATAAACCAATTATGTGGCGTGGACCTATGTTAGGGAAAATGTTATCACACTATTTTGGTGGGGTTAAATGGGCAGATGATACAGACTATGTCTTAATTGACTTGCCACCTGGAACAGGGGATGTTGCATTAGATATCAACAAGTTTGCACAACACACGAAAATGCTAATTGTAACAACACCGCATCCAAACGCCGCACACGTCGCGGTAAAGGCTGGACTGGGTGCCCAACAAATCGGTCACGATGTGGTTGGTGTGGTCGAAAACATGAGCTATTTCTTAAATAGCTGCAGCAATAAACGAGAGTATATATTTGGATCAGGTGGCGGAAATAGTGTTGCAAATACATTAGGTGTTCAATTATTGTCACAAATTCCAATTGGTCAACCAACAGAAGGTAAATACGTGTATCAAAAAAACGAACCCGCTGGTATCATTTACGATAACTTAGCTTCACAAGTCATCGATTTACTCGATTAA
- a CDS encoding response regulator transcription factor gives MIYFIEDDKSIAYVIKKTLENASYQYQWFSESKAFYEALENQKPNLILLDLMLGEENGLDLLMDLKKNPRNSDIPIIIISALSSEMDVVTGLDLGADDYIKKPFGVLELLSRINNKLRHLKENELKYHDLVLKLDKRMALLNEQTLNLTYKEFEIVKILVEKRDQAVSRQVLLNQVWGLDLALETRTIDMHIKSIRQKMSDIGSKTQIISVRSIGYRLTHE, from the coding sequence ATGATCTATTTCATTGAAGACGACAAATCTATCGCTTACGTCATTAAAAAAACACTCGAAAATGCCTCATATCAATATCAGTGGTTTAGTGAGTCAAAAGCATTTTATGAAGCACTTGAAAATCAAAAGCCTAACCTCATTTTGCTGGATTTAATGCTAGGCGAAGAAAATGGGCTTGATCTTTTAATGGATTTAAAGAAAAACCCACGTAACTCGGATATTCCTATCATTATTATATCCGCTTTATCGAGTGAAATGGATGTGGTTACCGGACTTGATTTAGGTGCCGATGATTATATCAAAAAACCATTTGGTGTGCTCGAATTACTCTCTAGAATAAATAATAAGCTCAGACATTTAAAAGAGAATGAACTTAAATATCATGATTTGGTATTAAAGCTGGATAAACGTATGGCTTTATTAAATGAACAAACGCTAAATTTAACCTATAAAGAATTTGAGATTGTTAAAATACTTGTTGAAAAACGAGACCAAGCCGTTTCAAGACAAGTTTTGTTAAACCAAGTATGGGGACTAGATTTGGCCTTAGAAACTAGAACGATTGACATGCACATAAAGTCGATTAGACAAAAAATGAGTGATATCGGATCAAAAACTCAAATCATTAGTGTACGTTCGATTGGCTACCGGTTGACGCACGAATGA
- a CDS encoding sensor histidine kinase has product MKKQLNLTFFMVLLFSLSLVFGLSVSFNQYQEKKRIRSAIVEMSKEVENYYLSMNLDVSFVEFFADSSYRVTVVSSDSSEVTDAYQILDNDVISNQEFKEVGAFVTRYDQMLDEDYIYYVSILPDNNYLRIGYSLEAYQSDQNNYILGMLFLLLVIILTGYLLTSKWVKRIFEPMDTLICDIDYLKVNQSFFKIPLTNQDELDELILRINHMSHDIEDSTHGLSQQKELLDILLNHSNQGVLIFSSDQEVVLQNRLFDFKELNELISQNLGRVIDHHLVETFQLSNGNQVYQIRMASVTNKNLVRNRGKNGVLVLIEDITNKVILEKNKRDFFANASHELRSPLTSIRGEAELILYDMVTDSEKQELASKIIKQAGSMDNLLTDMLLLSKLENRPQEIKQPVQLDVLLNEVFDDFMIQIKEKSISIEKDISHAVLLGNPTDFRSLFKNLIENAIKYNQINGSITVQLTQKRQFIEFVIKDTGIGISRQHQERVFERFYQVNKHRNQVNYGTGLGLSIVKHIVQQYHGQIEVDSELNKGTKFTITFSAVL; this is encoded by the coding sequence ATGAAAAAACAATTAAATTTAACATTTTTCATGGTGCTTTTATTTTCACTAAGCTTGGTATTTGGACTGAGTGTTTCTTTTAATCAGTACCAGGAAAAAAAACGAATTCGCTCCGCTATTGTTGAAATGAGTAAAGAAGTAGAAAATTACTATTTATCAATGAACTTAGACGTTTCTTTCGTCGAGTTTTTTGCTGATTCAAGCTACCGTGTCACGGTCGTTTCAAGTGATTCTAGTGAAGTGACGGATGCCTATCAAATACTTGACAATGACGTTATATCAAATCAAGAGTTTAAAGAAGTCGGTGCGTTTGTAACAAGATATGATCAAATGCTCGATGAAGATTATATCTACTATGTGAGCATTCTTCCGGATAACAACTATCTTAGAATTGGCTATTCATTAGAGGCCTATCAAAGCGATCAAAACAACTACATCTTAGGTATGCTTTTCTTATTATTGGTCATTATTTTAACTGGTTATTTATTGACCTCAAAATGGGTAAAACGAATATTTGAGCCCATGGATACGTTAATATGTGACATTGATTACCTTAAAGTAAATCAATCATTTTTCAAAATTCCTCTGACCAATCAAGACGAATTAGATGAATTAATCTTGCGAATTAACCATATGAGTCACGACATTGAAGACAGTACTCACGGTTTATCTCAACAAAAAGAGTTGCTTGATATTTTACTAAATCACTCAAACCAAGGTGTTCTGATTTTTTCAAGTGACCAAGAAGTTGTTTTGCAAAATCGTTTGTTTGATTTTAAAGAACTAAATGAGTTGATTTCACAAAACTTAGGTCGTGTTATCGATCATCATCTGGTAGAAACATTTCAGTTATCAAATGGAAATCAGGTCTATCAAATCCGTATGGCGAGCGTAACAAACAAAAATCTCGTTAGAAATCGGGGTAAAAATGGGGTTTTAGTGCTAATTGAAGACATCACTAATAAGGTAATCCTAGAAAAAAATAAAAGAGACTTTTTTGCGAATGCTTCACATGAACTCAGATCACCATTAACATCAATACGAGGAGAAGCAGAACTTATTTTATACGACATGGTGACAGATAGTGAAAAGCAAGAACTGGCATCTAAAATAATCAAACAAGCGGGATCGATGGACAACTTGTTAACCGATATGTTACTGCTATCGAAACTTGAAAACAGACCACAAGAAATCAAACAACCAGTTCAACTTGATGTCCTATTAAATGAAGTGTTTGATGATTTTATGATTCAAATTAAAGAAAAAAGCATTTCAATCGAGAAAGATATTTCTCATGCGGTACTATTAGGTAACCCGACAGATTTTCGTTCCCTATTCAAAAATTTGATTGAAAATGCAATCAAATACAATCAAATAAACGGAAGCATTACAGTTCAGTTAACTCAAAAAAGACAATTCATTGAATTTGTTATTAAAGACACAGGCATTGGTATATCAAGACAACATCAAGAACGCGTTTTTGAACGTTTTTATCAAGTGAATAAACACAGAAATCAAGTAAACTACGGCACTGGTTTAGGACTTTCAATTGTTAAACACATTGTACAACAATATCATGGTCAAATCGAAGTGGATAGTGAATTAAATAAAGGGACTAAGTTCACAATAACCTTTTCGGCTGTTTTATAA
- a CDS encoding alpha/beta fold hydrolase: MNLTFNEVPNHKGIVVISHGMGEHQGLYKDVCLKLNEKGYSTAIYDLFGHGSNHPNHPLKSYRIYVDELDQAVNEVRKHHKKVFLIGFSLGAMITNLYLVDHKNVSGAIVLSGKTKPINSIILPGLLFRNKKLKLNYSDPKKRHEVDLSLNCDPVVLKEVNYQMLYQTLYQGLKKLSRSIKTITTPLLIQHGGSDEIVDSVESIQFYERLKSKKQIIIYPNSKHDLLFDVDKELVINDLVSFMDYTE, from the coding sequence ATGAATTTAACATTTAATGAAGTACCAAATCACAAAGGAATTGTCGTTATAAGTCATGGAATGGGTGAACATCAAGGTCTTTATAAAGACGTTTGTTTAAAACTAAATGAAAAAGGCTATTCGACTGCGATTTATGACTTGTTTGGCCATGGGAGTAACCATCCAAATCACCCATTGAAAAGTTATCGAATTTACGTTGATGAATTAGATCAAGCGGTTAATGAAGTACGTAAGCACCATAAAAAGGTGTTTTTAATTGGTTTTTCGCTAGGTGCGATGATCACCAACTTATACTTAGTAGATCATAAGAACGTTTCTGGGGCAATTGTGCTGAGTGGAAAGACAAAACCAATAAATTCGATTATCCTACCTGGCCTTCTTTTTAGAAATAAAAAGCTTAAGTTGAATTATAGTGATCCTAAAAAACGACATGAAGTTGATTTAAGCTTAAATTGTGATCCGGTCGTATTAAAGGAAGTCAATTATCAAATGTTATATCAAACACTCTACCAAGGCTTGAAAAAGCTTAGTCGATCGATAAAAACAATTACTACACCGCTTTTAATACAACATGGCGGTAGTGATGAAATTGTTGATTCGGTCGAATCAATACAATTTTATGAACGATTGAAATCAAAAAAACAAATCATTATTTACCCAAACAGTAAACACGATTTGTTATTTGATGTCGATAAAGAATTAGTGATTAATGACCTTGTGTCATTTATGGATTACACGGAATAA
- a CDS encoding MaoC family dehydratase: MTIKEIKVGDAAFFEKTITEADVCLFAEVSGDHNPVHLDDTYAAKTMFQKRIAHGGLINSLFSTVLGTQLPGEGTIYLSQESKFIRPVYLNDHIRACVEAEEINEEKNRVRMKTIAYNQHNEAVVVGHAIVMLPK, from the coding sequence ATGACAATTAAAGAAATTAAGGTTGGAGATGCGGCTTTCTTTGAAAAAACAATCACAGAAGCAGACGTATGCCTTTTTGCCGAAGTATCAGGGGATCATAACCCTGTTCACTTAGACGATACGTATGCTGCAAAGACCATGTTTCAAAAAAGAATCGCGCATGGTGGATTAATTAATTCACTATTTTCTACTGTTTTAGGCACTCAACTACCTGGTGAGGGGACAATTTATTTATCTCAGGAATCAAAATTTATAAGACCAGTATATTTAAATGACCACATTAGGGCTTGTGTTGAAGCCGAAGAAATCAATGAGGAGAAAAATCGAGTCCGTATGAAAACAATCGCTTACAATCAACATAATGAAGCGGTTGTCGTTGGACATGCGATTGTAATGTTGCCAAAATGA
- a CDS encoding acyl-CoA dehydrogenase family protein, protein MKNELLIKMIEEFAVNEVKPLAYEIDRDERFPKETVEKLKEYRLMGLPYETTYGGAGANYGAYIDAVRILSKYCATTGVILSAHTSLCCFPIHQYGTEEQKEKYLTKLNNGTYLGAFGLTEPNAGTDASKQQTKAKDCGDYYEITGNKIFITNAIYADIYIIFAMTNSDLGLKGISAFILEKNTEGFSFGPKEKKMGIKGSSTCELIFNQVKIPKENLLGKIGEGFKIAMATLDGGRIGIAAQALGIAEGAFEKAVAYVKTRKQFDKPIASFQNTQFVVAEMKTQIEAARGLLNKAVSDKEKGLNYTESAAIAKLFCSKIAVEVSDKAIQLMGGYGYIRDYEIERYLRDAKITEIYEGTSEVQKMVIAGRVLK, encoded by the coding sequence ATGAAAAATGAACTATTGATTAAAATGATTGAAGAATTTGCTGTTAATGAAGTAAAACCACTGGCTTATGAGATTGATCGAGACGAACGTTTTCCAAAAGAAACGGTTGAAAAGTTAAAGGAATATCGACTCATGGGACTGCCTTATGAAACCACTTATGGTGGCGCTGGCGCAAACTATGGGGCATACATTGATGCGGTGAGGATTCTATCGAAATATTGTGCGACCACCGGCGTTATTTTGTCGGCACATACCTCTTTATGTTGTTTTCCAATCCATCAATATGGAACCGAAGAGCAAAAAGAAAAATACCTGACAAAATTAAACAATGGGACCTATTTAGGAGCCTTTGGACTGACTGAACCTAATGCAGGCACGGATGCGTCTAAGCAACAAACAAAAGCCAAAGATTGTGGTGATTATTATGAAATCACCGGAAACAAGATTTTTATAACAAATGCCATCTATGCGGATATTTATATCATATTTGCGATGACAAACTCAGATTTAGGTCTAAAAGGTATTAGCGCGTTCATCTTAGAAAAAAACACTGAAGGCTTTAGCTTTGGACCTAAAGAGAAGAAAATGGGAATCAAGGGGTCATCGACATGCGAATTGATTTTCAATCAGGTTAAAATCCCTAAAGAAAACTTATTAGGCAAAATAGGTGAGGGATTTAAAATCGCAATGGCAACCCTTGATGGGGGGCGTATCGGAATAGCGGCTCAAGCCCTTGGTATTGCAGAAGGTGCATTTGAAAAAGCGGTTGCTTATGTTAAAACAAGAAAGCAATTTGATAAACCAATCGCATCGTTTCAAAACACTCAATTTGTGGTTGCTGAAATGAAAACGCAAATAGAAGCAGCTAGAGGCTTATTAAATAAAGCCGTGAGTGACAAAGAAAAAGGATTAAATTACACCGAATCAGCTGCGATCGCTAAACTATTTTGTTCGAAAATCGCAGTTGAAGTATCCGATAAGGCGATTCAACTCATGGGTGGCTATGGCTACATAAGAGACTATGAAATTGAACGCTATTTAAGAGATGCGAAAATCACAGAAATTTATGAAGGTACCTCAGAAGTTCAAAAAATGGTCATTGCTGGGAGGGTTCTCAAATAA
- a CDS encoding electron transfer flavoprotein subunit beta/FixA family protein: MNIVVLVKQVPDTTEIKIDKEMNTLIRTGVKSIINPDDLAGIEEALKLKKTYGGTVSVVTMGPKQAEMMLRELYSRGVDQTYLISDRKFAGSDTLATSTILSSFLKTLSFDLIIAGYQAIDGDTAQVGPQVAELLGIPQATYLQEIVSYQSNRLIVKKRTKHEIQTLRVKTPCLITTLSDMNKPRYMNAYDIFNSSDKEVLLITFDDLNVDETKVGLKGSPTWVKKTFVKPVVQKSPVEVMEPEEAAKLIAKKIYPYIEVNNHES, encoded by the coding sequence ATGAATATTGTAGTCTTAGTTAAACAAGTACCAGACACAACAGAGATTAAGATTGACAAAGAGATGAACACACTAATCAGAACAGGTGTTAAATCCATCATCAACCCCGATGATTTAGCTGGTATTGAAGAAGCACTAAAATTGAAAAAAACCTATGGTGGAACCGTCAGCGTGGTTACAATGGGACCAAAACAGGCAGAAATGATGTTAAGAGAACTTTATTCTAGAGGCGTTGACCAAACGTATTTAATTAGTGATCGAAAATTTGCTGGCTCTGATACGTTGGCAACCTCAACCATCCTATCAAGTTTCTTAAAAACACTGTCTTTTGATTTGATCATTGCTGGCTATCAAGCGATTGATGGGGACACTGCACAAGTTGGGCCACAAGTAGCTGAGCTACTGGGCATTCCGCAAGCCACTTATCTTCAGGAAATCGTATCTTATCAATCCAATCGTTTAATCGTAAAAAAACGAACAAAACATGAGATTCAAACACTTAGAGTTAAGACACCTTGCCTGATAACCACATTATCCGATATGAATAAACCTAGGTACATGAATGCGTATGACATATTCAATTCAAGCGATAAAGAAGTACTACTGATCACATTTGATGATTTGAACGTGGATGAAACAAAAGTCGGACTTAAAGGCTCACCAACATGGGTCAAAAAAACGTTTGTAAAACCAGTCGTTCAAAAATCACCAGTTGAAGTGATGGAACCAGAAGAGGCAGCGAAACTAATCGCTAAAAAAATATACCCATATATTGAGGTGAACAATCATGAGTCATAA
- a CDS encoding electron transfer flavoprotein subunit alpha/FixB family protein, whose amino-acid sequence MSHKVAIWIEQENNDILPIGLELISETRAQVQDSTHITAIYLGTELNIEDKNKLRKCGANEIVFIKHERLSKYNTQDYTKAICDYMQTRPDVFLIGSTLNGRDLAPRISARLKTGLTADATMLEFENQIDKLLLLATRPALGGNLFATIICQNHVPQMATIRPNIFAIRETEVQVCNNHEYVPMLEVSNDVELLETEILEDKHVDLNKANVVVAGGRGVSTMFSELKRLSNQIGAEVAASRAVVDVNILPKDRLVGQTGTTVRPKVYLAFGISGAIQHIAGMDKSELVIAVNTDPKALIFDIADISIVADAKIVLPLLIKELEILQ is encoded by the coding sequence ATGAGTCATAAGGTTGCTATTTGGATTGAACAAGAAAACAATGACATTTTACCAATTGGTCTAGAATTGATTTCAGAGACAAGAGCACAAGTTCAAGATTCGACTCATATAACCGCTATATATTTAGGGACAGAATTGAACATCGAAGATAAAAATAAACTTAGAAAATGTGGTGCAAATGAAATTGTCTTTATCAAACACGAACGCTTATCTAAGTACAATACACAAGATTATACGAAAGCCATTTGTGATTACATGCAAACACGTCCAGATGTATTCTTAATCGGATCGACGTTAAATGGACGGGATTTAGCACCACGTATCTCTGCTAGACTAAAAACAGGGTTAACGGCAGATGCGACAATGTTAGAGTTTGAAAATCAAATAGATAAGTTATTGTTACTAGCGACTAGGCCAGCACTTGGTGGTAACTTGTTTGCAACCATTATTTGCCAAAATCATGTGCCACAAATGGCAACGATTCGTCCAAATATATTTGCCATAAGGGAAACTGAAGTACAGGTATGCAACAATCATGAGTATGTACCGATGCTAGAAGTCTCAAATGACGTTGAACTACTTGAAACGGAAATTCTAGAAGATAAACACGTCGACTTAAACAAAGCGAACGTTGTCGTTGCAGGAGGCAGAGGTGTTTCGACAATGTTTAGTGAACTTAAACGATTATCAAATCAAATCGGAGCAGAGGTTGCTGCTTCAAGAGCGGTTGTTGATGTAAATATTCTACCAAAAGACAGACTGGTTGGACAAACCGGCACCACCGTAAGACCAAAAGTCTATTTAGCCTTTGGCATAAGTGGAGCGATTCAGCATATCGCTGGCATGGATAAATCAGAGCTAGTTATTGCGGTTAATACGGATCCTAAAGCACTAATATTTGATATCGCAGATATTTCAATCGTCGCTGATGCGAAAATCGTATTACCGTTATTAATTAAAGAGTTGGAAATATTGCAATAA
- a CDS encoding AAA family ATPase: MLKRKIFDDLIKWKDSLDKKAILLKGSRHVGKTYIVNYFAKENYTNLIHLDFENNPKLRSIFDGELDLGTLTKQISLKLQTEKMVPNKTFNFFRRSSLVSACTHGCNKFNGPR, translated from the coding sequence ATGTTAAAAAGAAAGATATTCGACGACTTAATCAAATGGAAAGACTCGCTAGATAAAAAAGCAATCCTACTAAAGGGATCAAGACACGTTGGCAAAACATATATTGTGAATTATTTTGCAAAAGAAAATTATACGAATTTAATTCATTTAGATTTTGAGAACAATCCGAAACTTCGCTCTATTTTTGATGGTGAGCTTGATTTAGGTACTTTGACAAAACAGATATCATTAAAGCTGCAAACTGAAAAAATGGTACCTAATAAGACGTTTAATTTTTTTAGACGAAGTTCACTTGTGTCCGCGTGCACGCATGGCTGTAACAAATTTAACGGCCCAAGATAA
- a CDS encoding DUF4143 domain-containing protein, which produces MAVTNLTAQDKYDVIMATSAYGMNIDNFPLELNPNEQLMNLYGLDFEEFLWANSINLNVIEQIKTHFIAETSVPSVLHDAVMELLKEYTVIGGMPKVVDVFTTKHNFKSALKIQKEILKDYMRQMQMYLSKVESRKTSLCFNSIPKQLEKTNKKFMYGVVEELSNARKYEKSILNLHDSDLIEISFNLTEPKWPFRNQVKYDVFKVYLKDIGLLTSMYGAEAQQSIMDGDFSYKEFAVLESLVADILIKGNHKLYYFSKNATLDVEFILKLFNRVTAISVNHADNTKAKALDSVYENYGVKSAIKLSMTNKFEIDTFVKMPIYMAMFLQ; this is translated from the coding sequence ATGGCTGTAACAAATTTAACGGCCCAAGATAAATACGATGTCATTATGGCAACGAGTGCTTATGGGATGAACATCGATAATTTTCCGCTTGAGTTAAATCCAAACGAACAGCTGATGAATTTGTATGGGTTAGATTTCGAAGAATTCTTATGGGCTAATAGCATTAACTTAAACGTTATCGAACAAATTAAAACCCATTTTATCGCTGAAACAAGTGTACCAAGCGTTCTTCATGACGCTGTGATGGAACTATTAAAAGAATATACAGTTATAGGTGGAATGCCAAAAGTCGTTGATGTTTTTACGACAAAACATAATTTTAAATCGGCATTGAAAATTCAAAAAGAAATTTTAAAAGATTACATGAGACAAATGCAAATGTATCTAAGCAAGGTGGAATCTAGAAAGACCAGCCTTTGCTTTAACTCAATTCCAAAACAACTAGAAAAAACGAATAAAAAGTTTATGTATGGTGTCGTTGAAGAACTATCGAATGCAAGAAAATATGAAAAAAGCATTCTAAATCTTCATGACTCAGATCTAATTGAGATTTCATTCAATTTAACCGAACCTAAATGGCCATTTCGTAATCAAGTGAAGTATGATGTTTTTAAAGTCTATTTAAAAGATATCGGTCTGCTGACTTCTATGTATGGAGCAGAGGCACAGCAATCAATTATGGACGGAGATTTTTCATATAAAGAATTTGCGGTTTTAGAGAGCTTGGTTGCTGATATTTTAATCAAAGGTAATCATAAGTTATACTATTTTAGTAAGAATGCAACATTGGATGTTGAGTTTATCTTAAAACTATTTAACAGAGTAACTGCCATATCGGTTAACCATGCGGATAATACGAAGGCAAAAGCATTAGATTCTGTCTATGAAAACTATGGCGTAAAAAGCGCAATTAAGCTTTCAATGACGAATAAATTTGAAATAGATACATTTGTTAAAATGCCAATTTATATGGCAATGTTTTTACAATAA
- a CDS encoding ZIP family metal transporter, which produces MIEYLIGLPVWLLALLGGILTWGLTALGASLVFFFKTINKAVLAMMLGFASGVMIAASMWSLITPAINLAQEQGKIAWLVASIGLLLGGIFLYAFDKIIPHMHFGENHTTEGVKTSLSRTVLLIFSITLHNIPEGLAVGVAFGVVGLTGDMNQALMAAIAVAIGIGIQNFPEGAAVSIPLRQEGLSRKKSFMYGQASAIVEPVFAVIGALLVNSMQGFLPYALAFAAGAMIYVVVEELIPEAQEQATPTGTHFSTFGFLFGFIIMMVLDVALS; this is translated from the coding sequence ATGATTGAATATCTAATTGGGTTACCAGTTTGGCTCTTAGCCTTACTGGGGGGCATTTTAACTTGGGGGCTAACGGCACTTGGGGCGTCCCTAGTCTTTTTCTTTAAAACAATCAATAAAGCAGTGCTTGCCATGATGCTTGGTTTTGCATCGGGAGTAATGATTGCAGCAAGTATGTGGTCATTAATCACACCTGCGATTAATCTAGCGCAAGAACAAGGAAAGATTGCATGGCTTGTGGCTAGTATTGGGTTATTATTGGGTGGTATTTTTCTATACGCATTTGATAAAATCATTCCACACATGCATTTTGGTGAAAATCACACAACTGAAGGGGTTAAAACATCATTATCACGAACAGTGTTGCTGATATTCTCGATTACACTACACAACATACCTGAAGGCTTAGCTGTTGGTGTTGCTTTTGGTGTTGTCGGATTAACGGGTGATATGAATCAAGCACTGATGGCTGCTATTGCAGTTGCAATCGGGATAGGAATTCAAAACTTCCCAGAAGGTGCAGCGGTTTCGATTCCTTTAAGACAAGAAGGATTATCAAGAAAAAAGTCATTTATGTATGGGCAAGCATCAGCGATTGTTGAACCAGTATTCGCAGTGATAGGTGCGCTCTTAGTTAATTCAATGCAAGGCTTTTTACCCTACGCTTTAGCGTTTGCTGCGGGGGCAATGATTTACGTTGTTGTTGAAGAATTAATCCCTGAAGCACAAGAACAGGCAACGCCGACAGGTACACACTTTTCGACGTTTGGGTTTTTGTTTGGTTTTATCATAATGATGGTATTGGATGTCGCTTTAAGTTAA